The Arachis ipaensis cultivar K30076 chromosome B05, Araip1.1, whole genome shotgun sequence nucleotide sequence TTGTATATGCACTTGCACTACAAATGGTTTCCTATCTATAACCTTGGTTTCAATATTGCTTTAACAGATGCAACTTTTGGAATTATtacacttgaaatttttgaaaattttttaagtgCTTTGCTTATTACCTGAAACTTATTCATTGTCTTAGCATGGATAATCTTGATGATAGTGAAAGCAATTATTATTATGGAATTTAAAAGGCTTAGACAACTTAGACACGCTTCTTGTGCTTGCAATCACGTTTCAGGTAGTCAAAAGTGGAAATCCCAAGGCAGACGAGATTGTTTTGTCAAATATGTCTGCTTTTCTAGATCGCATATCTTTGGATGTGTCGGTAAGGTTGAATTCTCAGATACGTTGTGCTGCTTGTTTCCATGCTCAGAGAATTTTTATTTAAAGAATATTTCATATTTAGACATGCATCTGGAATATATGCATGTTTAGCTTGATATTTTTCCCCTGCATTAGATGAATGACATGCTCAAAGCTTTTTACtgatttttttccccttttttttgaaTAGGATCCCTTTGTCTTTGAGCCACACCACAAAGCAAAGAGGGAGCCTTTCGACTACTACACGTTTGGTCAAAATTATATCCGTCCTCTAATTGATTTCAAGTGAGTTTTAAAACTTGTGTCTCTCTTTCTTATGTTTGATATCAACCTGTTTGATTTACTGATTTGACTTTAATAGTTGATCACCTACACTTAATAGAGTAAGCTAGTAAGAGAGTAAAGACAATTAGCTTGATGGGATAGCTGTAACTACTGAGACAGTTGTGATAACTAATTTAAGATAGAATGACCTCTCTGCCCGAGGCTTGCTTGTGCTTACAAGCTATACACATCTACACACTTGTCTACACATGTATATAAAGCACAATTCAACGCTAACACTAAACTAATATACAGAATATTCAGAATCATACTCTCAAATTCTCCTCATTTCTCAAACTCTATTATGTTATTAGTAAATCTCATTCATGCCATTTACTTCACCAATAGACTTGTGTTGTCTGCGGAATGTGGCAAACTGTAAACCCCATTCTCAAAGTGTTTGGGCTTTTTGATAACCAGTTTTAAATACAATATGAATTCCATCTTGCTGTGCCTCAGCTTTACGCAATTTGGGTGGATCTTTGTTGCAGAAATTCTTATGTTGGCAACATGCCCCTTTTCACTGAAATGGAAGAAAGACTTAAGAAGGTTACAGTTTTTAATGTCCTTACTTCATGCCTTTGAGTTATCTATTTGATTATTTGCTTGCTGTATATTCTCCCTTTGTTAACATTTTAATAGATGTGGGAGGGAATTCTAAGACTCAAATATTACTGCAGGGACACAATATCATCTTGATGTCAAATCACCAGACTGAAGCAGATCCTGCTGTTATTGCACTGCTAATTGAAAAAAAGGCCCCACATCTTGCTGAAAACatggtaatttttttataattttataatttttattgttttgttGTTTTAACAGTCTTTGTGTACATGTGTAACCACTGAAGTAATTGAATTCTGCCAATTGTTATACAGATCTATGTAGCAGGAGATAGAGTTGTTACTGATCCTATGTGCAAGCCCTTCAGTATTGGCAGGTTTATTTTATACTTCGgtttattaaatttgaaatatgtCCATATGTTTATTTTAACGAATGTAGTTGACGTAATAATCTTTGTTTTTATAGGAATCTGATTTGTGTATACTCTAAAAAGCACATGCTTGACGACCCCTCACAAATAGAGatgaaaaaaaaagcaaatacACGAAGTTTGAAGGAGATGGCTGTGCTTTTAAGGTATATCTATTAGTGTAGAGTTAAAAACTTCTTTTCTTTATAGATTCTGAATTCTGTAGTTTATCAATCTTAGGCCATGTTTTCTTGGAACCTGTAagcttttgaaatttaaatataattcttAAAAGGAAATATAAAAAGTAACTGCAGAGAATTTCTTCAATTAATTGTTTGTGTTGGTTGGTCAAATGTCCATTATTTTGGCTTTCAGCTGTTAAAGTTCTGTATTTTGGTACAGGGGTGGATCTCAGCTAATCTGGATTGCCCCAAGTGGTGGTAGGGATCGAACAGATCCAAAAACTGGAGAATTTGTACCAGTAAGTTAATTTTCCTGTTAAAATGAGATTAAAAAAGAGCATTACAGTCCCAGTTATTTGAAGTTATCATTATCATAGATATAATGTAACTTAATCATATTGACCAGTAGAATAGTTCAAACTCATGTTTTCTTGTAGTTATTCTTTTCTATGCTGACTTTTAGGTTGTTTTATGCTTCTATTAGTTTACATAGATTCTCTTTAGATTGTGTCAGATAAATCTTAACCTAAGAAAAACATTGAGGGTGATTTTTCAAGGTCAAAAGGGTATTAAGTTGGTGACAGTGATAGACAAAATTCCTCTGCCTATTATAAATCTAATGTTATCTTTCCTAAATGCAGTCTAGCAACTCTGAAAAATTAGATTATTGTTCACAGTTATTTCCTTCTCTTTTGcgtgtaaaaataaaatatgaacaTTAGGATTTGTATCAGAACTGAGTTGTGAACAAACCTTGTGATCAAGCTCTACTTTGTGCATTACACTGCCAGTTCTACTATCTTTCCGTACTGATATAAGGTATTTAGGCACCCTTTGATCCTGCTTCAGTAGACAATATGCGAAGACTTGTTGAGAATTCCGGTCCACCAGGTCATATATATCCTATGGCATTACTGTGCTATGATATAATGCCCCCTCCAGCAACGGTATGGTTCTTGTCTTGCTGAGTCCatttttgtttattgttgtttgtTTTATTGATATGTTATATTAATGTGTGTGTACATATATTTTCAGGTGGAAAAAAAGATTGGGGAGAAAAGAATTATATCTTTTCATGGGACTGCCTTATCTGTGACTCCACCAATAAGCTTTCCTGCAAGTGGAAAACCTGAACAGGTTTGTTAAATTTTATATCCTGGACTTTTCAGTACCCATGTTTATTAAATTTCTTATTTGCCATTGACTCCACCAGTTTTCCTGGGAGAAATCACCTATTGTCGAATTGTTATCTTCCAACTGAGGAGTTGTAATTAATTAAGAGTCATAACAATGTTATTTTGTTTAAAGCTGTATTTCAAGTACAAAAAAAgtgatatttttgtttttgttgttgaGACTGCACAAAATTCCAAGTAAAATTTATGCTTTTAAGAAGTCCCTCCCTGATCTGCCTGTGACTTTTGAATGTAAAAATTGTGATGGCCTGCAAGTAGAACTTTGCCTCATCTGAATGTATTAACTACCTTCTTTTCGTGAAATGAATACTTGTGAAACTAAGTGCAATGCCTGTCTTTTGTATCCTTGAGTTCTCTACTCAAATCAACAGGTGGTTTTAACTTGTAAAATCTAAGTTTGAAAAAGAGATTGCGTTCTTTTCCATCGTTAATTTGATTGGTATGCTATGGATTATATTTGGACTTTGGAGCAGGCCAAGGATGACTCTACAAAAGTTCTGTATGATTCCGTGACTGAGCAATATACTGTGCTGAAAGCTGCGGTACATGGCAAAAAAGGGTTACAAGCGTCAACTCCTAAAGTCTCGTTGTCACAGCCGTGGAACTAGTTCAAATCTGAATGTTCTTCATTATATTTTTCTCTGATAATCAGGTACAATTCTAACTTTGTAATCTTAGAAATCTGCAGCTGTATAACTACACATACGTTAATCTGGCGGATACAATTTAAAGTGGATAATATCCTTAAATTTAAGTGCAGAGAAAGGATTTAAATGGGAGGTCCGAATAATATCATATTTACTTGAACCTggaaaattataattaatattctatttttctcattttttttcctttgctgAAGGTCGAAATGTTTTTTTCCCCTTATAAGACGCTTTCAAGCAATTTTATCTCAGCTCACCAGAGTGCAGAGGGAATTGCTCATTGCTTGCTGCCTTCACCCAATGAATGATTAGCTATTTAGCTGGATGGAAGTTTGCAGgcacctttttttttgttttttgaattttttggatATACCTTTATNNNNNNNNNNNNNNNNNNNNNNNNNNNNNNNNNNNNNNNNNNNNNNNNNNNNNNNNNNNNNNNNNNNNNNNNNNNNNNNNNNNNNNNNNNNNNNNNNNNNNNNNNNNNNNNNNNNNNNNNNNNNNNNNNNNNNNNNNNNNNNNNNNNNNNNNNNNNNNNNNNNNNNNNNNNNNNAGGAACCTGTTTCAAAAGGTTCAAATTCAGCCACTTTACTGTACAGGTCCCTCTTAGTTCCGGTCCCATTGACTGATCATCAAGAATACTACATTTGAATATTATTTTGTTAAGTCACAATTTTGTGTATCAATCTCTTGTAGCTAGTTGAATGAATACATGAAAGCTAATTACTACTTCCATGTATAACTTTCAAGTCAAATTCATTCCACAATATATATGATTGTTTGGCCCTACTACAACCTGTCTCTTGATGAAATGTTTTAGATTGTGAGATTGGATGAAGagcattaaatattttttattttttgggtaaAAGCAGGAAGTATTTTTACCCTGTCTATTTTTTTGTTGTTATCCACGGTATCTTCCAGTGTGATAGGCCAAGAGTTAATCTGCCTTCTGCTGCAAATCTGAAATTCATTTAAGAGTTTATTGGTGGCTAATGGATTGCTACTTGTACAACGAGGATTTCAAACCCGTTTTTATTCTATCACAAAGGCGGGGTCCAacagtttttcaaaataaaaataacagaTTTTCTTGGGTTGCTGACTTGCTGTGTGCCCTTTAATACTTGAATATGGATCAAAGCAATTATATTTAGGCCCAACTTGTAAAGAACATGCTTGGGCTATTTATGAGGTTAAAAAAAGGAGAGAAGAGAAGCTTATGTCCTTATCCTACTTTTTAATAGTTGACGTATACCTTTAGCCGTTTAAGCTGTACTTGTTCAGGTAGTAAAAAAAGTGAGTCATTTTAAAAGAAAACGGTAAAGTGATAGAAGAAAAGTGACAGTAAATGTCTCAATTGATCATTGAAGGATGCTTGTCCTAGTCCTAACACTGCCAGTGCCAATGCTCCTACGGAAGCAAGCACACATTTGCTGCTGCTACTTCTTTGCCATTTGCCGAATCCTCTTGCATCCCATTGCATTTGTATCTCCATCATCTTTTTCTCTATTTAGGGTTTTCCTTTTTAGTGCCTTTTGCTTTCAGCATGGGGAAAGCCAATCTTCTCTTGTGCTGATGGATTTCGTTTAGGTCATGAAGATCCTTtcaagattttaagtttggtttgaGGGTAAAAGTGGAATATATGTCTTTCTACGCAATTTTATcacaaatttaattttgatagtcAATATAAAATTGCTATGTCAGCAAAAATAACTCTTTTCTATTGATTATgtgaatggtcatccaaaaaAACGAATATGATTAGACTATTATGTCAGTACattaaaaattaaactcttttgtCACATTagatttgtttttgaaaattttcagtCATTAATAGAGAAACCCTTAACAATAATTATTGATAAGCCACCTATAAACATGATTAAaaattgataaataaataatttgacAAGCATAAAATGATACATCACTTTGAAAGGAGACTTAGGTGTAGCTAGAGTAGTCAGGCATTATTGATTATTTTCCTCCGTTATTAACTTCTTTACCTAATTTTTGTTACTATATGCATGCCATTTTTCATTTAATTCCTCCTCTAAATTTTAACTTGTTCCTTTCTATACTTAAATTTCCCTTTTCCCCAGCTTTGCTGTTTATAGCAATATCATCACTGTCCCACA carries:
- the LOC107642356 gene encoding glycerol-3-phosphate acyltransferase, chloroplastic isoform X1, which encodes MNGSLAQRAAQGVFTISTNASSSHSQSPFPAFFVPRVSSFSSKPPPPPSCSSSSVYYTSCSCYCASSLYSFKPKIKAQDYLASPPKMAAVSTRTFLNARSEQELLSGIKKEAQSGNLPAHVAAGMEEVYKNYKSAVVKSGNPKADEIVLSNMSAFLDRISLDVSDPFVFEPHHKAKREPFDYYTFGQNYIRPLIDFKNSYVGNMPLFTEMEERLKKGHNIILMSNHQTEADPAVIALLIEKKAPHLAENMIYVAGDRVVTDPMCKPFSIGRNLICVYSKKHMLDDPSQIEMKKKANTRSLKEMAVLLRGGSQLIWIAPSGGRDRTDPKTGEFVPAPFDPASVDNMRRLVENSGPPGHIYPMALLCYDIMPPPATVEKKIGEKRIISFHGTALSVTPPISFPASGKPEQAKDDSTKVLYDSVTEQYTVLKAAVHGKKGLQASTPKVSLSQPWN
- the LOC107642356 gene encoding glycerol-3-phosphate acyltransferase, chloroplastic isoform X2; this translates as MNGSLAQRAAQGVFTISTNASSSHSQSPFPAFFVPRVSSFSSKPPPPPSCSSSSVYYTSCSCYCASSLYSFKPKIKAQDYLASPPKMAAVSTRTFLNARSEQELLSGIKKEAQSGNLPAHVAAGMEEVYKNYKSAVVKSGNPKADEIVLSNMSAFLDRISLDVSVRNSYVGNMPLFTEMEERLKKGHNIILMSNHQTEADPAVIALLIEKKAPHLAENMIYVAGDRVVTDPMCKPFSIGRNLICVYSKKHMLDDPSQIEMKKKANTRSLKEMAVLLRGGSQLIWIAPSGGRDRTDPKTGEFVPAPFDPASVDNMRRLVENSGPPGHIYPMALLCYDIMPPPATVEKKIGEKRIISFHGTALSVTPPISFPASGKPEQAKDDSTKVLYDSVTEQYTVLKAAVHGKKGLQASTPKVSLSQPWN